A section of the Tachysurus fulvidraco isolate hzauxx_2018 chromosome 7, HZAU_PFXX_2.0, whole genome shotgun sequence genome encodes:
- the tmem64 gene encoding transmembrane protein 64, producing the protein MWSLLLKSVKHAAGKGHVQLNRWMQRPPDSVDCEKMDLLICSAFEERGAACRVDMEALGTGEPSDLRNPCCIATCCFKSALVACVLTAACFFSVTLVRRYLKDALLWVESLDGLMGAMLFIVCLITVSFPCGWGYMVLNVAAGYLYGFVPGVGLVMVGVLIGTSLAHVACRRLLSGWVLNRVGNNEQLSAVIRVVEGGSGLKVVALARLTPIPFGLQNAVFSITDVSLPDYLVASSVGLLPTQLLNSYLGTTLRTIEDVIAEQSVSGYFVFSLQIFISIGLMFYVVHRAQLELNAAIAACQMEMKTSHMNGSVSNHGGSTYCSKRTAACGGINIV; encoded by the exons ATGTGGAGTCTTCTGCTCAAATCGGTGAAGCACGCGGCGGGGAAAGGACACGTCCAGCTGAACCGGTGGATGCAGCGGCCGCCGGATTCGGTGGACTGCGAGAAAATGGACCTGCTGATCTGCAGCGCGTTTGAAGAGCGAGGCGCTGCGTGCAGGGTGGATATGGAGGCGTTGGGCACCGGAGAGCCTTCAGACTTGAGGAATCCGTGCTGCATTGCGACCTGTTGCTTCAAGAGCGCGCTGGTGGCGTGCGTCCTGACCGCCGCGTGTTTCTTCTCGGTCACGCTTGTGCGCCGGTACCTTAAAGACGCACTGCTCTGGGTGGAGAGCTTGGATGGCCTCATGGGCGCAATGCTGTTCATCGTGTGTCTCATTACAGTGTCGTTCCCCTGCGGATGGGGATACATGGTCCTCAACGTGGCAGCAGGTTACCTGTACGGATTCGTGCCCGGGGTGGGCCTGGTGATGGTGGGAGTGCTGATCGGTACCTCGCTTGCGCATGTGGCGTGCAGGCGGCTGCTGTCCGGCTGGGTGCTGAACCGCGTCGGGAACAACGAGCAGCTCAGTGCTGTTATCCGTGTAGTCGAAGGAGGCAGCGGACTCAAGGTGGTGGCTCTGGCCAGACTGACCCCCATCCCATTCGGCCTCCAGAATGCTGTGTTTTCG ATCACAGACGTATCCTTGCCAGACTACCTAGTGGCTTCATCAGTGGGTCTTCTGCCCACCCAGCTCCTCAACTCCTACCTGGGCACCACGCTGCGCACCATAGAGGACGTCATAGCCGAGCAGAGCGTCAGCGGATACTTTGTGTTCAGTCTGCAA ATCTTTATCAGCATAGGGCTGATGTTTTACGTCGTGCACCGAGCGCAGTTGGAGCTGAACGCCGCTATCGCAGCCTGCCAAATGGAGATGAAAACATCACATATGAACGGCAGCGTGTCGAACCATGGCGGCTCCACCTACTGCAGCAAGCGGACCGCGGCGTGCGGAGGGAT